The Nitrospira sp. sequence ATGTGACTCGTTCCTCGATGAGCCCATTCACCCGCCCTTTGGCTCCTGTCCAGCCCGGTCCAGGGCGAGACAGGGTCGTCACAAATGAGAACTGCGGATGACGGTCTGCCAATGCTCGAAACTCGACCTGGTAATACAGATCACGCTCGTACCGTAGACCCCAAACAAGCGTCACCGGCTGAATACTGTTCCGTTCAAGATACGTCAGTAGCATGGATCGAAAAGGCGCAATTCCTGTTCCGGTTGCGACAAACAGGATCCGCTTGTTTAGGTCATCCCGCAGAAAAAAAGACCCAGCCGGCCCCTTAAAGGTCACCGGATCGCCTTCCCGAAGACCATGGAGGTAAGTCGACCCAGGGCCTCCCGGTATCAAATTGAAGAGCAGCAGCAACCGGTCAGAAATGAAAGGAGGTGAGGCAATCGAATAGGGACGCGTGACCGGATACGGAAAGCCGTCCTTCGGCACGTCAAATGAGATAAATTGACCTGCCTTGAAGGCGATTTCCTTCGGCTCGCGAAGCGTCAGCTCCAGTTCTCGGACGTCGTGCGTCAAGTCCCTGATCCGACTCACCGTAGCCTGAAACGATGCTATTGCCATCCTGCAGCTCTCTTCCGACCTTCATTGCACTCTTTACCCTAACACATGCGATTATTCGCCGTTGTCGAACACCCACCTCAGGCTTCTCACCTGAACTGGCTTTTCCCGCAGATTATGAGCGACGAGGCACGTGCACGACCCAGGTCGCCGGAAAAAGGTGAGCAAGGAGCTGTGGCGTCTTCCGAGAATGAAGAATTCTTTCAATCAAGCACGATTTCCAGTGATATGGCCTGGAGGAGTTGGAAGCGGACCGCGACCTACACGACCTGATGACCTAACCCCCGTCGCTACAATGCTTCAGATGAGGAACCACGGCCGAATGGGGCCCGCTGGCTTAATGCCGGTGCTGCTTAGCCACGTGAGAGACTACGCTGGACTTGGTCATCGAGAATGTGGGTCAATCGGTCTCGATTCTCGGGGCTGATCGAAATAATCTTGGCACCTAATTTAGGAGGCCGCACGTGGATAACTTCCAACTCACAGGTTAAGGTCTTTCCACGCTCCAGCTCGATCACGAGTCGGAGCTCCTCCCCACTCTTGACGTACAGACGGCTCTCAAGGCGCACTCCGGACTCGCTGACATCAAGAACCTTGCAGGGTGCCGAGAGTGCCCCTCGCTGCAACCGACCGATACGGCCGACATCAACACGAGAATGCTTTCGTTTGAATCCCATCGGCAATCCTTCCTGTTGACGGCATCATAGCAGGAGGATGGACGATGCCAAAGACAATTGGCGAAACCGCTAGAGTTCTCTCACCGACGTTCGTACCGGCTCCATACGCTGACGTTTGACGCCAAGATCGCCGCTGATATCTCTTGACCAAGAGGTCAATAGGATACGGTCGCCAGTGTCAGGGGTGTTTCAACTTGAGTTTCGACTTTTACCGATATGCGTCCCACTATACGGCCATTTTCGGTCTCTACATCCACCCGCCAGTCCCCTGGATCGAGACGCTGCTTGAAGCTATAGGCCCGATACCCTCCTTCGCGTCCGCCTGAGATCTTGATGGGAATTCTGTCAGCGTGCATGAAGGGCGTCTTATCATTCGGACGGAAATACCAGTGGTGATAGATCGTCGTGTTGAGATCGACGGGAGCAAACACCGCCGTGAAACAATAGATCGGTTCCTCGGAAGGGAAGGTCGTATCTGAACGTTTCCAGACCTGATACCACTGTTTATCGAACGATAGCTCGAACTGATCGC is a genomic window containing:
- a CDS encoding PilZ domain-containing protein, with protein sequence MGFKRKHSRVDVGRIGRLQRGALSAPCKVLDVSESGVRLESRLYVKSGEELRLVIELERGKTLTCELEVIHVRPPKLGAKIISISPENRDRLTHILDDQVQRSLSRG